TGCCGGTAGAACTGTTGATCAATGTGAACACCGGTCACGGGCTGGCCATGGTGTTCTCGTTACTCGCCGCGGCCATCACTTGGAACCTGGGCACCTGGTACTTCGGTATCCCGGCCTCCAGTTCCCATACGCTAATCGGTTCGATCCTCGGTGTCGGCCTGGCCAATGCCCTGATCAACGACATTCCGTTGGCCGACGGCGTGAACTGGCAGAAAGCGATCGACATCGGCGCGTCCCTGGTGTTCTCGCCGATGGCCGGCTTCCTCGTTGCCGCCCTGGTGCTGATCGGCCTTAAATGGTGGCGTCCGCTGTCCAAGATGCACAAGACACCGGAACAGCGCCGCAAGATCGACGACAAGAAACACCCGCCGTTCTGGAACCGTCTGGTACTGGTGATTTCGGCCATGGCGGTCAGCTTCGTGCACGGCTCGAACGATGGCCAGAAAGGTATCGGCCTGATCATGCTGGTGCTGATCGGTATCGTCCCGGCGCAGTTCGTACTCGACCTGGGCAGCACCACCTACCAGATCGAACGGACACGCGATGCAACCCTGCACCTGAGCCAGTTCTACAAGCGCAATGCCGATACGCTGGGTGAGTTCCTGGCCCTGGGCAAAAGCGTGGAAGGTGATCTGCCGGAGAAATTCCGTTGCAACCCGCAACAGACCGAACCGACCATCGCCGCCCTGCTCGACACCCTCAAGGGTGTAGCTGACTACCACTCGCTGCCGGCGGAAAGCCGCATCGAAGTGCGTCGTTACCTGCTCTGCCTGGACGACACGGCGAAGAAAGTCAGCAAGCTGCCTGGCCTCGCTGCCCGTGAAAAGGCTGACCTGGACAAACTGCGCAAGGACCTGACCACCACCACTGAATATGCTCCGTTCTGGGTGATTCTGGCGGTCGCACTGGCCCTCGGCCTGGGTACCATGGTCGGCTGGAAGCGCGTGGTACTGACCATCGGCGAGAAAATCGGCAAGCAAGGCATGACCTATGCCCAAGGCATGTCGGCGCAGATCACCACCGCGAGCATGATCGGCCTGGCCAACATCTTCAGCCTGCCCGTCTCCACTACCCACGTCCTGTCCTCAGGCGTGGCCGGCACCATGGTCGCGAACAAAAGCGGCCTGCAAGGCGGTACTGTCAGAACCATCCTGCTGGCCTGGGTCCTGACCCTGCCAGCCACCGTTGCCCTGTCGGCCGGCCTGTTCTGGCTGGCCTCCAAGGCACTGGGTAGCTGATACACCGCTACTGAAAAAGGCGCGTTCCGTGAGGTTCGCGCCTTTTTTATTGCCCGCATTTCGGTATTAGATCGTTCCCACACTCTGCGTGGGAATGCAGCCCGGGACGCTCCGCGTCCCTTTCGATCGCACAAAAAAAAAGGGCGACCGAAGTCGCCCAAAATGCCTTGCGTGCTCATTGCTCCAGAAAGAACTACGGTTTTCTCCGCTTATGCGAATCCTTCCAGATAAAAAATCCAAACCCTGCAAAAAACAGAACCATGAGGCCGACTGTCAGCACTCCGGCGATCACCACGTTATCGAAAAACATGACTGGCCTCCTGGACTTGCCCTGTTGCGATGGGGCTAAGTTAACCAATCGGGCAGGAGAGAAAATTGACCGGGATCAATGCCGCCCGAGACTGGGCGTAAAGGAAGGGAAATAACTGACCTGCATCAACAGATGCAGGGTGTTTCAACGCTTTTTCGGTTTGTTCTTCGGCTTTTTCTTCGCTTTACCCAACGGCATGGCCTGCTCAAATGCCTGGCGCACTTCGTTCAGGCGCTTTTCATTAAGGTCATGAACCCGTTTGGCACGTTCAGAATTGAGGTCGATCAGCTTGTCATCTTGGCTCATGGCGTTCAGTGCATCGCTTGGAAATGAATTCAGCTGCCGGCTAAAGGCGACAGGATTGCGCCAATAATGCGGTCTGGC
The Pseudomonas sp. GR 6-02 genome window above contains:
- the ccoM gene encoding cytochrome c oxidase subunit CcoM yields the protein MFFDNVVIAGVLTVGLMVLFFAGFGFFIWKDSHKRRKP
- a CDS encoding inorganic phosphate transporter; its protein translation is MIDLFSGLDAWVLVSLLLALAFVLAFEFINGFHDTANAVATVIYTKAMPPHLAVFFSGVFNFLGVLLGGVGVAYAIVHLLPVELLINVNTGHGLAMVFSLLAAAITWNLGTWYFGIPASSSHTLIGSILGVGLANALINDIPLADGVNWQKAIDIGASLVFSPMAGFLVAALVLIGLKWWRPLSKMHKTPEQRRKIDDKKHPPFWNRLVLVISAMAVSFVHGSNDGQKGIGLIMLVLIGIVPAQFVLDLGSTTYQIERTRDATLHLSQFYKRNADTLGEFLALGKSVEGDLPEKFRCNPQQTEPTIAALLDTLKGVADYHSLPAESRIEVRRYLLCLDDTAKKVSKLPGLAAREKADLDKLRKDLTTTTEYAPFWVILAVALALGLGTMVGWKRVVLTIGEKIGKQGMTYAQGMSAQITTASMIGLANIFSLPVSTTHVLSSGVAGTMVANKSGLQGGTVRTILLAWVLTLPATVALSAGLFWLASKALGS